A genomic window from Impatiens glandulifera unplaced genomic scaffold, dImpGla2.1, whole genome shotgun sequence includes:
- the LOC124918165 gene encoding keratin, type I cytoskeletal 9-like — protein sequence MDVFVNNADIDEQAATLLIEFGNLSAEERRLLAQPIVKLNKEPIQENPSLEEEEEEIIQYLHENILHPLHSKRNQYEIFQRAERELEEEEQNKTGNEFEKGEPEQSLQIHTEDNPIQSMAAESQDDSSNEGSSADGTKLLKSMTSLFSSLQTNVMAMGSHVVNILKTQKEDRKEVVECVKILKELDNTMKKNTFETHVSNSKFSKFEQQLFSTQSEMMSLERQINLDNHREVMDSMELYKNQFIEIQGSLRITEGERLEYADSIARKFQQKENAKVVAEIEQTRITQGEPSRRGNGVSTGTRSKRAPTNDENPRPTKRRGGRSGGDSGGQCSSGGRGGKSGSDRGGRSSGGDRGGRSSRSGRGGRALPPFQNLLTSEGVSGGGFNYPIDPRVKREEQ from the exons ATGGATGTCTTTGTTAACAATGCTGATATAGATGAGCAAGCTGCTACTCTTCTAATAGAATTTGGAAATCTCTCTGCAGAAGAAAGACGTTTACTGGCTCAACCCATTGTCAAGCTAAATAAGGAACCTATTCAAGAGAATCCATCtttagaggaagaagaagaagagataattCAATA TCTTCATGAGAATATTCTTCATCCTCTCCACAGCAAGAGAAATCAATATGAAATATTTCAAAGAGCAGAAAGGGAgctggaagaagaagagcaaaatAAAACTGGGAATGAATTTGAGAAGGGTGAACctgagcaatccttgcagattcaCACCGAAGATAATCCCATTCAGAGCATGGCAGCAGAATCACAAGATGATTCATCCAATGAAGGATCCTCCGCAGACGGTACCAAGCTTCTGAAATCTATGACTTCTCTGTTTTCCTCTCTTCAAACGAATGTGATGGCTATGGGATCACATGTAGTAAATATTTTGAAGACCCAGAAAGAGGATAGAAAAGAGGTTGTTGAATGTGTCAAAATCCTCAAAGAATTGGATAATACAATGAAGAAGAATACGTttgagactcatgtctcaaattcaaaattctcaaaatttgAACAGCAGCTCTTCAGTACTCAATCGGAAATGATGAGTCTTGAAAGAcaaatcaatcttgataatcaTCGTGAGGTCATGGACTCAATGGAATTGTACAAGAATCAGTTCATTGAAATTCAAGGAAGCTTGAGAATAACAGAAGGTGAAAGGTTGGAGTATGCCGACTCCATTGCAAGAAAGtttcaacaaaaagaaaatgcGAAAGTTGTTGCTGAAATAGAACAGACACGTATCACTCAAGGTGAGCCTAGTAGAAGAGGTAACGGGGTATCAACCGGTACCAGATCCAAGCGCGCTCCAACCAACGATGAAAATCCAAGGCCAACCAAAAGAAgaggaggtcgaagcggtggtgatagTGGAGGCCAATGCAGTAGTGGTGGTCGTGGTGGGAAATCTGGTAGTGATCGAGGAGGTCGTTCCAGtggtggtgatcgtggtgggagaTCAAGTagaagcggtcgtggtggtcgtgCTCTTCCTCCGTTCCAAAACCTGCTAACTAGTGAAGGAGTAAGCGGTGGAGGTTTCAATTATCCAATCGATCCtagagtgaaaagggaagaacaatga